One window of Inquilinus sp. KBS0705 genomic DNA carries:
- a CDS encoding BlaI/MecI/CopY family transcriptional regulator, whose amino-acid sequence MEIKELTRAEEQIMQVLWQLQKGFVKDVLDVLPEPKPAYNTVSTIIRILETKGFVGHTAYGKSHEYHPVISKEQYKTFAADKLLTGYFDNSVNRMLSFFVKKEKINLKEADEIMKLIEKLKDK is encoded by the coding sequence ATGGAAATTAAAGAGTTAACCCGTGCCGAAGAGCAAATAATGCAGGTGCTGTGGCAGTTGCAAAAGGGGTTTGTTAAGGATGTACTGGATGTATTGCCCGAACCTAAACCGGCATATAACACAGTATCAACTATTATCAGGATTTTGGAGACCAAGGGATTTGTTGGCCACACCGCTTATGGCAAAAGCCACGAATATCACCCGGTAATTAGTAAAGAGCAGTATAAAACATTTGCTGCCGACAAACTTCTGACTGGCTACTTTGATAACTCGGTAAACAGGATGCTTTCGTTTTTTGTGAAGAAAGAAAAAATTAACCTGAAAGAGGCCGATGAGATTATGAAACTGATTGAAAAACTAAAAGACAAATAG
- a CDS encoding TonB family protein: MNWWHYLLLVNIYLTLFYGFYALLLRRETFFQLNRVYLVGAALLSFFIPLIQSQWVQGLFITKQVQFAVYNSGAVTIAAYAPIKDAPYTMGELFTILYITGAAVLTVKLAWQLILLNKVINKPAPSAAYSFFKKIKLGNDVADRDVIMKHEQVHAQQWHSADVLIIEAVMIVNWFNPIVYLYRFAIKHIHEFIADRQALATGANKADYALLLLSQTFEAPAHRLVNPFYNHSLLKQRIMMLQKNKSQRIKLAKYGLSAPLFILMLVLSSATINNSKAITTINYKAGQIFQKPVTDMSLNEVTVTSITKHATAKPAKPNNADITMLKSEDQQTATANKDTVPVVKSKVYTAVQNLPSFPGGQSAFSEYLSKAVKYPKAARENNIQGRVIATFIVEKNGSLSNISIVRSVSPDIDKEALRILAASPKWIPGKQNGSPVRTQYSVPINFSLVADGPDEKLGDAQQQNNSQVFMAVEQQPTFPGGQIAFEKYIAKNIKYPTKARESKTEGRVIITFVVEKDGSLSDFKVVRGLGNGTDEEALRVLQQSPNWKPGVQNGRLVRVQYTIPINFSLTGKPADTRMGSIPAESESAVDKIAIAPSKEITLMVGSDGSNYTHKPTTPDALVIIDGKERTYAALKSIDPQSIKSVSILKDASAKALYGTKGNNGVILVTTKAAKL, encoded by the coding sequence ATGAACTGGTGGCATTATTTATTGCTGGTAAATATTTACCTGACGCTGTTTTACGGCTTTTATGCTTTGTTGCTGCGCCGCGAAACGTTTTTTCAGCTTAACCGTGTGTATTTGGTAGGCGCGGCGTTACTGTCGTTTTTTATACCGCTTATACAAAGCCAGTGGGTGCAGGGCCTGTTTATAACTAAGCAGGTGCAATTTGCTGTATACAATAGCGGCGCGGTTACCATAGCGGCATACGCGCCAATAAAAGATGCACCCTATACCATGGGCGAATTGTTTACCATATTATATATAACAGGTGCTGCTGTATTAACGGTTAAACTGGCCTGGCAATTAATTTTGCTGAATAAAGTGATCAATAAACCTGCGCCATCGGCGGCTTATTCGTTTTTTAAGAAGATAAAGCTGGGTAACGATGTTGCCGACCGCGATGTAATTATGAAACACGAGCAGGTGCACGCCCAGCAATGGCATAGTGCCGATGTGCTTATTATTGAAGCGGTAATGATAGTTAACTGGTTTAACCCTATTGTTTACTTGTACCGCTTTGCTATTAAGCATATACACGAATTTATAGCCGACAGGCAGGCACTGGCCACAGGTGCCAACAAAGCCGACTACGCCTTACTACTGCTTAGCCAAACTTTTGAGGCCCCGGCACACCGTTTAGTTAATCCTTTTTATAACCATAGCTTATTAAAACAACGTATTATGATGTTACAGAAAAATAAATCGCAGCGCATAAAGCTGGCTAAGTATGGCCTGTCGGCGCCATTGTTTATATTGATGCTGGTACTGTCATCAGCTACCATTAACAATAGCAAGGCTATCACGACTATTAATTACAAGGCGGGGCAAATATTTCAAAAACCGGTAACTGATATGTCGTTAAACGAGGTTACGGTGACAAGCATAACTAAACACGCCACGGCAAAACCGGCGAAGCCAAACAACGCAGATATAACGATGTTAAAATCCGAGGATCAGCAAACGGCTACTGCAAATAAAGACACCGTGCCTGTAGTAAAAAGTAAGGTATATACTGCGGTTCAAAACTTACCATCTTTTCCGGGCGGGCAAAGCGCTTTTAGCGAATACTTGTCAAAAGCAGTAAAATACCCTAAAGCAGCGCGCGAAAACAATATACAGGGTAGAGTAATAGCCACCTTTATTGTCGAGAAAAACGGCTCGTTATCAAATATTAGCATTGTACGCAGCGTAAGCCCTGATATTGATAAGGAAGCACTGCGGATATTAGCCGCATCGCCAAAATGGATACCCGGTAAACAAAATGGCTCACCGGTACGCACACAGTACAGCGTGCCTATTAACTTTTCCTTAGTAGCAGATGGCCCCGACGAAAAACTGGGCGACGCTCAACAACAAAATAACAGCCAGGTTTTTATGGCTGTGGAGCAGCAGCCAACTTTCCCTGGCGGACAAATCGCCTTTGAAAAATATATAGCAAAAAATATAAAGTACCCGACCAAGGCGCGTGAAAGCAAAACAGAAGGCAGGGTAATTATAACCTTTGTGGTAGAAAAGGATGGATCGTTAAGTGATTTTAAAGTTGTACGCGGCTTAGGCAATGGCACCGATGAAGAAGCATTGAGGGTATTGCAGCAATCGCCTAACTGGAAACCGGGTGTACAAAATGGCCGCCTGGTAAGGGTGCAATATACTATACCAATTAACTTTAGCCTTACCGGTAAACCAGCCGACACACGGATGGGTAGTATACCTGCCGAAAGCGAAAGTGCAGTGGATAAAATAGCCATAGCTCCATCAAAAGAAATAACGCTGATGGTAGGGTCAGATGGATCAAACTACACCCATAAACCAACAACTCCCGATGCCTTGGTTATAATTGATGGTAAAGAGCGCACTTATGCAGCACTAAAGTCTATTGATCCGCAAAGTATTAAAAGTGTGAGCATATTAAAAGACGCGAGCGCAAAGGCTTTATATGGCACTAAAGGCAATAATGGCGTCATTTTAGTAACAACAAAGGCCGCAAAATTATAA
- a CDS encoding PAS domain S-box protein — protein MNIPFTPQLLGDLIEKGYTYVLASTNQPGTGITLRPVREKPDLNTLPDGFETFYKITREPMQMACGVDGVTIEVDYATSNPSITGQDIFDDSYFRMSEDFFRQVLESLEDYAVFTTDKNGTINSWNLGAEHVLGHKETEVIGASAEILFTPEDRANGIPAKELQTAINEGRAIDERYHMRKDGSRFWGSGLVFLLFDDDHKHRGFTKIMRNLREQQQAEVAASKS, from the coding sequence ATGAATATACCCTTTACCCCACAATTACTTGGCGACCTGATAGAAAAGGGATACACTTATGTATTGGCCAGTACCAACCAGCCCGGCACCGGCATTACACTTAGGCCGGTAAGAGAGAAACCCGACTTAAATACGCTGCCTGACGGTTTTGAAACCTTTTATAAAATAACCCGCGAACCCATGCAAATGGCTTGTGGTGTAGATGGAGTAACTATTGAGGTAGATTACGCTACCAGCAACCCGTCTATTACCGGTCAGGATATTTTTGACGATAGTTATTTTAGGATGAGCGAAGACTTTTTTAGGCAGGTACTGGAAAGCCTGGAAGATTACGCCGTGTTTACTACTGATAAAAATGGCACTATAAATAGTTGGAATCTGGGCGCCGAGCATGTGTTGGGCCATAAAGAAACAGAGGTAATTGGCGCAAGCGCCGAAATACTTTTTACACCCGAAGACAGGGCCAATGGCATACCCGCAAAAGAATTGCAAACCGCTATTAATGAGGGCCGTGCTATTGACGAGCGCTACCACATGCGTAAAGATGGCTCCCGCTTTTGGGGCAGCGGTTTAGTGTTCCTGTTATTTGATGACGACCATAAACACCGTGGCTTTACCAAAATTATGCGTAACCTGCGCGAACAGCAACAAGCCGAGGTTGCTGCATCAAAAAGCTAA
- a CDS encoding lmo0937 family membrane protein, with the protein MNSLLYIIAVILIIGWAIGVFFTAAGSLIHVLLVIAVIAFILGIIRKPTAV; encoded by the coding sequence ATGAATTCACTACTTTACATCATAGCCGTTATACTTATTATAGGTTGGGCTATTGGGGTGTTCTTTACTGCTGCAGGCAGTTTAATACATGTACTATTAGTTATTGCTGTTATAGCATTTATATTAGGCATTATACGCAAACCAACGGCGGTTTAA
- a CDS encoding M61 family metallopeptidase, with product MNITTGSAAGLAKISYTVTFPEAQAHYADVEMTISGLNQPSLDLKMPVWAPGSYLVREFAKNIETLTATANGKAVAAPKLNKNTWHINTTGVNTVTVKYKVYAFELSVRTSFIDASHAFLSTTGIFLYPKGMLAQPSTIHIKPYGEWSKVSTSLEMVNGDTFTRTSPNFDILYDSPLEIGTQDIFTFDAAGVKYEVCMYGGGNYDKERLKVDMAKVVEAETAVFAENPNKHYTFIVHNKQRNGGGLEHLSSTVLGASRDSYKNEGAYQGFLSLVAHEHFHLWNVKRLRPIALGPFDYDNENYTTNLWIAEGFTAYYQYKILRLADISSPETYLTNAVSDVNTVENQPGAKVQPLSESSFDAWIKSYRPNENSYNTGISYYDKGAVLGMLLDLEIINATGGKQSLDDVMKYMYDTYYKGKKRGYTDAEFKQGFEKFAGKNLDEFYAKYINGLAPVDYNKYLGYAGYKLVDALADKNDPSLGISTRQNNNKVYVTMVLRGSPAWIDGINVGDELVSVDGTPVTDVANILNGKKVGDKISVIVNRDGMAFTLPVTLLRNPTVKYSITDAGNATAQQLAVRKKWLKL from the coding sequence ATGAATATTACTACAGGCAGCGCAGCCGGCCTTGCTAAAATATCTTATACGGTTACCTTCCCCGAAGCACAGGCACATTATGCTGATGTAGAAATGACCATAAGCGGGTTAAACCAACCTTCGCTTGATCTTAAAATGCCGGTTTGGGCACCGGGCTCGTACCTGGTAAGGGAGTTTGCAAAAAATATCGAAACCTTAACCGCAACTGCCAACGGCAAGGCCGTTGCTGCCCCCAAATTAAATAAAAACACCTGGCACATTAACACTACAGGCGTAAATACGGTTACAGTTAAATACAAGGTTTATGCCTTCGAACTATCGGTACGTACCAGCTTTATTGATGCATCGCATGCATTCCTGTCAACCACAGGGATATTTTTGTACCCAAAAGGTATGCTTGCCCAACCCTCAACCATCCATATTAAGCCTTACGGCGAATGGTCTAAGGTATCTACCAGTTTAGAGATGGTTAACGGCGACACTTTTACCCGCACCTCGCCAAACTTTGATATCCTGTACGATTCGCCGTTAGAAATTGGCACCCAGGATATTTTCACTTTTGACGCGGCTGGCGTTAAATACGAGGTGTGTATGTATGGCGGCGGTAATTACGATAAAGAACGCCTTAAAGTAGATATGGCTAAGGTTGTTGAGGCCGAAACCGCTGTATTTGCCGAAAACCCTAACAAGCACTACACTTTTATTGTACACAACAAACAACGTAACGGCGGTGGTTTAGAGCATTTAAGCTCTACAGTATTAGGCGCTTCAAGGGATTCGTACAAAAATGAAGGTGCCTACCAGGGCTTTTTAAGTTTGGTTGCGCATGAGCATTTTCACCTTTGGAATGTAAAGCGCCTGCGCCCTATTGCCTTAGGCCCCTTTGATTATGATAACGAAAACTATACCACCAACCTTTGGATAGCCGAAGGCTTTACTGCCTACTACCAGTATAAAATACTGCGACTTGCGGATATATCATCGCCCGAAACCTATTTGACAAATGCGGTTAGCGACGTTAACACCGTAGAGAATCAGCCGGGCGCCAAAGTGCAGCCGTTATCAGAGTCGAGTTTTGACGCATGGATAAAATCGTACCGCCCTAACGAAAATTCGTATAACACAGGTATTTCTTATTATGATAAAGGCGCTGTTTTAGGCATGCTGCTCGATCTGGAGATAATTAACGCCACCGGCGGCAAGCAATCGCTTGATGATGTAATGAAATACATGTACGATACTTACTATAAAGGTAAAAAACGCGGCTATACAGATGCTGAGTTTAAACAGGGTTTTGAAAAATTCGCGGGTAAAAATCTTGACGAATTTTATGCCAAATACATTAATGGCTTAGCCCCTGTTGATTATAATAAATACCTTGGCTATGCCGGTTATAAACTGGTTGATGCGCTGGCCGATAAAAACGACCCCTCGTTAGGCATATCAACAAGGCAAAATAACAATAAAGTGTACGTAACCATGGTTTTACGTGGTAGCCCGGCCTGGATTGATGGTATAAACGTTGGCGATGAACTGGTATCTGTTGATGGCACACCGGTTACCGATGTTGCCAATATTTTAAACGGCAAAAAGGTAGGCGACAAAATAAGCGTTATTGTAAACCGGGATGGCATGGCCTTTACCTTGCCGGTAACTTTATTAAGAAATCCTACGGTAAAATACAGCATTACCGATGCAGGCAACGCTACAGCCCAACAACTGGCCGTTCGTAAAAAATGGCTTAAGCTATAA
- a CDS encoding efflux RND transporter periplasmic adaptor subunit: MKTKYIIYTLLTLLVAFLIYNKFFSERAKERDAALASSGKGGGAGKDAKGGKGGKGGKPVSVNIMIVKDTAVSNQIDITGTIDANEKVNLVSQTAGNITGIYFTEGTRVKKGQLLVKVYNQDLQASLQQIQAQMILARDIENRNKILLQKEAVSKEEYETSLSSLNSLKAQADVVRAQMARTEIRAPFSGTIGLRSVSPGGYLSPSTPIATLVNIDPAKLTFSVPERYLPIIGKGSKVTFNVESSRNTFSATVYAIEPALDATSRTITVRAEAPNHDNLLTAGSFAKINLTLDQIPKTIMVPTQSVIPDLKSSKVWLYKNGVAVSKDVKTDLRTDTKIQVVEGLKAGDSVVISGLIQIRPKSPLKILKVIQ; encoded by the coding sequence ATGAAGACAAAATATATTATTTACACCTTGCTTACGTTGCTTGTCGCGTTTTTAATTTATAATAAGTTTTTTAGTGAGCGTGCCAAAGAACGGGACGCTGCTTTAGCCAGCTCAGGTAAAGGCGGCGGTGCCGGTAAAGATGCTAAAGGCGGCAAGGGCGGTAAAGGGGGCAAACCTGTTAGTGTTAATATAATGATTGTTAAGGATACCGCGGTAAGCAACCAGATAGACATAACCGGTACTATTGATGCTAATGAAAAGGTAAACCTGGTAAGCCAAACCGCGGGTAATATTACCGGTATATATTTTACAGAGGGCACCCGTGTAAAAAAAGGACAGCTGCTGGTAAAGGTTTACAACCAGGATCTGCAGGCATCGTTACAACAAATACAGGCGCAAATGATACTGGCCCGCGATATTGAGAACCGCAATAAAATATTGCTGCAAAAAGAAGCCGTGAGCAAAGAAGAATACGAAACTTCGCTATCATCATTAAACTCGTTAAAAGCACAGGCCGATGTTGTACGTGCGCAAATGGCCCGTACCGAAATACGCGCCCCATTTTCTGGCACTATTGGTTTAAGAAGTGTTAGCCCGGGCGGCTACCTGTCGCCATCTACACCTATTGCTACGCTGGTTAATATCGACCCTGCAAAGCTTACCTTTTCGGTACCTGAGCGGTATTTACCTATTATTGGTAAAGGCAGCAAGGTTACTTTTAATGTAGAAAGCTCCCGCAATACCTTTTCGGCTACGGTGTATGCCATAGAGCCCGCGCTGGATGCTACCTCACGTACAATAACCGTGCGTGCGGAGGCACCTAATCACGACAATTTGCTTACAGCAGGTTCTTTTGCCAAAATAAATTTAACGCTCGACCAAATACCTAAAACCATAATGGTGCCCACTCAAAGTGTAATACCCGACTTAAAAAGCAGCAAGGTATGGTTGTATAAAAACGGCGTAGCGGTAAGTAAGGACGTAAAAACCGACCTGCGTACCGACACCAAGATACAGGTTGTTGAAGGCCTGAAAGCCGGGGATAGCGTTGTTATATCGGGCTTGATACAAATTCGCCCTAAGTCTCCATTAAAGATCCTTAAAGTTATTCAGTAA
- a CDS encoding efflux RND transporter permease subunit has protein sequence MSLSSVSIKRPVLATVMSVVIVVFGVIGYKFLGVRDFPSVDPPIISVSTSYSGANSDVIESQITEPLEKAINGVPGIRNISSTSSVGSSNITVEFDLDADLETAANDVRDKVSQAQRQLPQDINAPPVVTKADASADQIITLTVSSNTRNITQVDDYAENVLLEGLQTIPGVSTINVQGQRQYAMRLWIDPTKLSALGLTATDIGAALTRENVELPAGKIEGNNTEITIRALGKLTNEKDFNNLIIRADSNRVIRLSDIGYAVLGSANEETSLKESGVPMVGLAVVPQPGANYIQIAQDFYKRLDQIKKDLPPDITVKVALDNTRFINNSISEVKETLLISFILVVIIIYLFFRDWLIAFRPLIDIPVSLIGAFFIMYIFGFSINILTLLAIVLATGLVVDDGIVVTENIYKKVEEGMAIREAAFKGSAEIFFAVVSTSVTLAAVFLPIVFLQGFTGRLFREFAVVVAGAVLISAFVSLSLTPMLNVKLIRKNQKKSKFYEKTEPFFQNMTSSYTETLVNFMKKKWVSFVILGASLIITWILIVITPSELAPLDDRSLLRYSVTGSEGATYEYMTRYMDKVADLVADSIPEANINLEIVSPSFGGGGSANSGFGRIGLVPPGERTRTQQQLADWMNKKLSQMPDARAIVVQEQTISGGGSGARTSLPVQFVIQNQNFEKIRKVLPDFFAEVAKSPVFQGTDVNLKFTKPELRVVTDRDRARDLGVAVEDIAQTLQLYYSAGRLDYFLINGKQYQVIAQVDRANRDQPLDLKSVYVRSSKGTLVQLDNVVKVTESASPPSIYHFNRYKSATIQAGLAPGQTVGDGIAEMNRIAKSMLDDTFSTALSGPSRDYAEGSSNIVFAFGFALLLIYLVLAAQFESFVDPLIVMLTVPLAIAGAFISLWLFDQTLNIFSEIGIITLVGLVTKNGILIVEFANQRMEHGVSKYEAVVEAATSRLRPILMTSLAVVLGSVPIAFALGAGATSRISLGIVIIGGMLFSLVLTLYVIPTMYLVMASKTRRDPDAEIIDEPKPKEIKLIEKL, from the coding sequence ATGAGTTTATCCTCAGTAAGTATAAAACGACCCGTGCTTGCAACAGTAATGTCTGTTGTAATCGTGGTATTTGGTGTAATTGGGTACAAATTTTTAGGTGTACGCGATTTCCCATCTGTCGATCCGCCAATTATTTCGGTATCTACCAGCTATTCGGGTGCCAACTCAGATGTTATTGAATCGCAGATAACCGAGCCGCTTGAAAAAGCCATAAACGGTGTACCGGGTATCCGTAATATATCGTCGACCAGCTCGGTAGGTTCAAGCAACATCACCGTAGAGTTTGACCTGGATGCCGACCTTGAAACTGCCGCCAACGACGTGCGCGATAAGGTGAGCCAGGCCCAGCGCCAGTTGCCGCAGGATATTAATGCCCCGCCGGTAGTAACCAAAGCCGATGCCAGCGCCGACCAGATCATCACTTTAACAGTAAGCAGTAATACACGTAACATAACCCAGGTAGATGATTACGCCGAGAACGTATTGTTAGAGGGCCTGCAAACTATACCGGGTGTAAGTACCATTAACGTACAGGGCCAGCGCCAGTATGCCATGCGCTTATGGATAGACCCCACCAAGCTATCGGCCTTGGGCTTAACCGCCACCGATATTGGCGCGGCATTAACCCGCGAGAACGTAGAGTTGCCTGCGGGTAAAATTGAAGGTAACAATACCGAGATAACCATACGTGCCCTGGGAAAGCTAACAAACGAGAAAGATTTTAACAACCTTATTATCCGTGCGGATAGTAACCGGGTAATAAGGCTGAGTGATATTGGCTACGCGGTATTAGGTTCGGCAAACGAAGAAACATCGTTGAAAGAATCGGGCGTGCCCATGGTGGGCCTGGCCGTAGTGCCGCAGCCCGGCGCCAATTACATACAAATAGCCCAGGATTTTTATAAAAGGCTTGATCAGATAAAAAAAGATCTGCCGCCCGATATTACCGTGAAGGTGGCGCTTGATAACACCAGGTTCATCAACAACTCTATCAGCGAGGTAAAAGAAACGTTGCTGATATCGTTTATACTGGTGGTAATCATTATTTACCTTTTCTTCCGCGATTGGTTAATCGCTTTCCGCCCGCTGATAGATATCCCGGTATCGCTCATAGGCGCGTTCTTTATCATGTATATCTTCGGCTTCTCCATCAACATATTAACCCTGCTTGCCATTGTGTTGGCCACCGGTTTGGTGGTTGATGATGGTATAGTAGTAACCGAGAATATTTATAAAAAGGTAGAGGAGGGGATGGCCATCCGCGAAGCGGCTTTTAAAGGCTCGGCCGAGATATTTTTCGCGGTGGTCTCTACATCTGTAACATTGGCGGCTGTGTTTTTACCTATTGTGTTTTTACAGGGCTTTACTGGCAGGTTGTTCCGCGAGTTTGCGGTCGTCGTCGCCGGGGCGGTGTTAATATCGGCTTTTGTGTCGCTATCGTTAACACCAATGCTTAACGTAAAGCTAATACGCAAGAACCAAAAGAAATCTAAATTTTACGAAAAGACGGAGCCTTTCTTTCAAAACATGACCAGTTCGTATACCGAAACACTGGTTAACTTTATGAAAAAGAAATGGGTATCGTTTGTGATATTGGGTGCTTCGTTGATCATCACCTGGATACTCATTGTAATAACTCCGTCTGAGCTGGCGCCACTGGATGACCGCAGCTTGTTACGCTACTCGGTAACCGGATCGGAAGGTGCTACTTACGAGTATATGACCAGGTACATGGATAAGGTTGCCGACCTGGTGGCCGATTCTATCCCCGAAGCTAATATTAATCTCGAAATTGTTTCGCCATCGTTTGGTGGCGGCGGTTCGGCAAACTCGGGCTTTGGCCGTATTGGTTTGGTACCGCCTGGGGAGCGTACCCGAACCCAGCAGCAACTGGCCGACTGGATGAATAAAAAATTAAGCCAAATGCCCGATGCACGTGCCATTGTGGTGCAGGAGCAAACCATTAGTGGTGGAGGTAGCGGCGCGCGTACATCGTTACCGGTGCAGTTTGTTATACAAAACCAAAACTTTGAGAAGATACGCAAGGTGCTGCCCGATTTTTTTGCCGAAGTAGCAAAAAGCCCGGTTTTTCAGGGAACGGACGTTAACCTTAAATTTACCAAGCCCGAACTAAGGGTAGTTACCGACCGCGACCGTGCCCGCGATTTGGGTGTAGCCGTTGAGGATATTGCCCAAACCTTGCAGCTTTATTACAGTGCAGGCCGATTGGATTACTTCTTGATAAACGGTAAGCAATACCAGGTAATAGCCCAGGTAGACCGCGCCAACCGCGACCAGCCGCTCGACCTTAAATCAGTATATGTGCGCAGTAGCAAGGGCACGCTGGTACAGTTAGATAACGTTGTTAAAGTTACCGAAAGCGCCAGTCCGCCGTCTATTTATCACTTTAACAGGTATAAATCGGCAACTATACAGGCAGGGCTTGCGCCGGGCCAAACCGTAGGCGATGGTATTGCCGAAATGAACCGCATAGCAAAAAGCATGTTAGATGATACCTTTAGCACAGCCCTTAGCGGCCCATCGCGCGATTATGCCGAAGGTTCATCAAATATTGTGTTTGCGTTTGGCTTTGCGCTATTGCTGATATACCTGGTGCTTGCCGCCCAGTTTGAAAGCTTTGTAGACCCGCTGATAGTAATGCTAACCGTGCCGCTGGCCATAGCAGGTGCCTTTATATCACTTTGGCTGTTCGACCAAACGCTTAATATATTTAGCGAGATAGGTATTATTACGCTGGTAGGTTTGGTAACCAAAAACGGTATTTTAATAGTAGAGTTTGCCAACCAGCGCATGGAGCATGGCGTTAGTAAGTACGAGGCCGTGGTTGAGGCGGCTACATCGCGCTTGCGCCCAATATTAATGACCAGTTTGGCTGTTGTGTTAGGTTCGGTACCTATTGCGTTTGCGTTGGGTGCGGGTGCTACAAGCCGTATATCGTTAGGTATTGTAATTATTGGCGGTATGCTGTTTTCGTTGGTGTTAACCTTATACGTTATACCAACCATGTACCTGGTGATGGCCTCAAAAACCCGCCGCGACCCGGATGCAGAAATAATAGACGAGCCTAAGCCAAAAGAAATTAAACTGATAGAAAAACTTTAA
- a CDS encoding TolC family protein yields MNIKKIICLIFCFSAFAAGLRAQNAPLLTLKDAIDTALKNNYNIQLSQNNSTISKNNVTLGNAGILPVVTGDATSSNSIQTTKQTRTDGTVNNISNAHNSNLNYGVNLNWTIFDGFAMFANYDQLKQLDKLGAVRLQDTIQSTVANVINTYYNLVSQTEQIKALQGAIAISRTQLRYANDKFEVGRVSKLEVYNAQVNLNTDTATLVTQLQQYRQTKIQLNQLLVRNLQTDFAVTDTIIVDEKLLLGDIIARAQTQNANILAAQINKQLANINLKQVKATRYPVVGLTSGYTFTNNRTPAGFTLRQNAHGFNYGLVASINIFDGFNQWRRERNAKLQIDNAELNDKQTRLDVEAQISNFYVVYLSGLDLIKLGQSNIELARKNLDISLEKYRLGNITPLEIREAQRNYLDAASRFFSAQYQAKMAEVTLKQITNSINIQ; encoded by the coding sequence ATGAATATCAAAAAAATAATTTGCTTGATTTTTTGCTTTTCAGCATTTGCCGCAGGGTTAAGGGCGCAAAATGCCCCTTTGCTTACGTTGAAGGATGCGATTGATACAGCGCTGAAGAATAACTATAACATACAGCTGTCGCAAAATAATTCAACCATATCAAAAAATAATGTAACGCTGGGTAACGCGGGTATTTTACCGGTAGTAACCGGCGATGCTACATCATCCAACAGTATACAAACCACCAAGCAAACCCGTACCGATGGTACGGTAAATAACATTAGTAATGCCCATAACTCTAACCTTAACTATGGCGTTAACCTTAACTGGACCATTTTTGACGGTTTTGCCATGTTTGCCAATTACGACCAGCTAAAACAACTGGATAAGTTAGGCGCTGTACGCTTGCAGGATACCATACAAAGTACCGTTGCCAACGTTATAAACACCTACTACAACCTGGTTAGCCAAACCGAACAGATTAAGGCCTTGCAAGGCGCTATCGCGATATCGCGCACGCAGCTGCGCTATGCTAACGATAAATTTGAAGTTGGCCGGGTATCAAAACTGGAGGTTTACAACGCACAGGTGAATTTAAATACTGATACCGCTACCCTGGTAACCCAGTTGCAGCAATACAGGCAAACCAAAATACAGCTAAACCAATTATTGGTTCGCAACCTGCAAACCGATTTTGCAGTAACCGATACCATTATAGTAGACGAAAAACTGCTGCTTGGCGATATTATTGCCAGGGCCCAAACCCAAAATGCCAATATACTGGCCGCGCAAATAAATAAACAGCTGGCTAATATCAACCTAAAGCAGGTAAAGGCAACCCGCTACCCGGTGGTGGGGCTAACATCGGGGTATACGTTTACCAATAACCGCACACCGGCTGGTTTTACGTTAAGGCAAAATGCACATGGCTTTAACTACGGGCTGGTAGCATCTATCAATATTTTTGATGGCTTTAACCAATGGCGCCGCGAGCGCAATGCCAAATTGCAGATAGATAACGCCGAACTAAACGATAAACAAACCCGTTTAGATGTAGAGGCACAGATAAGCAATTTTTATGTAGTTTACCTTTCGGGCCTTGATCTGATAAAGCTGGGGCAGTCAAACATCGAGCTGGCGCGTAAGAATTTAGATATCTCCTTAGAGAAATACAGGCTGGGTAACATCACCCCATTAGAGATCCGCGAAGCGCAAAGGAATTATTTGGATGCGGCTTCCCGATTTTTTTCGGCGCAATACCAGGCTAAAATGGCCGAGGTTACGTTAAAACAAATAACCAACAGTATAAATATTCAATAA